Genomic window (Streptomyces yatensis):
GCGGAGCGGCGGCTGCGGGCGGTGGGCCGGGGCGGCAAGCTGGCGGGCTGGCTGGGCACGGGAGCGGGCTGAGGGGGCGGGAGCGGGGGCCCGCGAAGGCTTCGGGCCGGGAGCCGGGAGTGGGCCCCGGGGGTGGCTTCGATCACCGTATATCCCGTCCCAGTGGACTGACGCGCAGGAATACTGCACTATGGAGCGTCGTTAGCACTCATTGAGTGAGAGTGCCAGGAGGAAGAACGTGCCGACCTACCAGTACCAGTGCACCGAGTGCGGCGAGGGCCTCGAGGCGGTGCAGAAGTTCACCGACGACGCGCTCACCGAGTGCCCCAACTGCAAGGGACGCCTGAAGAAGGTGTTCTCCGCGGTCGGCATCGTGTTCAAGGGCTCCGGGTTCTACCGGAACGACAGCCGCTCCTCGTCCAGCAGCACGAGCGGCGGTTCCAGCAAGCCGGCGGCGAAGAGCGAGAGCTCCGACTCGTCGTCTTCCTCGTCCTCGTCCTCGGACTCTTCTTCCTCGTCCTCCTCCTCGACGTCTTCGTCGTCGGCTTCTTCGTCGTCGTCCTCGGCGTCCTCCTCGTCTTCGTCGTCGAGTTCGGCCGCCTGACCCGGCCACCCCTCTTCGGCTTCAACGACACCCCGCCACCTCCACCGGGAGGAGGCGGGGTGTCGTTCGTGCGGACGCGGGTGGCTAGGGTGATCGCATGGTCGAGACCAGCAGGCAAGCAGACATAGGGGTCATCGGGGGATCGGGGTTCTACACGTTCCTCGACGACGTGACCGAGATCACTGTGGAGACTCCCTATGGGGCGCCGAGCGACTCGCTCGTTCTCGGCGACATCGAGGGGCGACGGGTCGCCTTCCTCCCGCGGCACGGCCGCAAGCACCACCTGCCGCCGCACCGCATCAACTACCGCGCCAACCTCTGGGCCCTGCGCTCACTCGGGGTGC
Coding sequences:
- a CDS encoding FmdB family zinc ribbon protein; translation: MPTYQYQCTECGEGLEAVQKFTDDALTECPNCKGRLKKVFSAVGIVFKGSGFYRNDSRSSSSSTSGGSSKPAAKSESSDSSSSSSSSSDSSSSSSSSTSSSSASSSSSSASSSSSSSSSAA